Genomic segment of Pseudomonadota bacterium:
CCCAGCTCCACTCGCTGGGTTCCTGTTTCATGAGCCAGTAGGCCATGCGGTGAACCTCCCTAGCTGATTGCGGTGGTTCCGAGAACCGCCTTCCACGGGCGGATCTCGACCCGCTCGAAGACGCCGTTGACGGCGTAGGGGTCCTGGGCTGCCCAAGCCTTGGCGGCGTTGATGTCGTCGGCCTCGATGACCAGCATGGAGCCGACCATCGATTGACCGTCATCACCCAGGAGCGGACCGCCCAGCCGGATTGTCGCGGCGTGTTCGGCGGCGAACGCCAGGTGCGCGTCGCGGTTGGCGAGCCGTGCCGATCCGTCGCCGGCCTTGTCGATCGCGTGAATGACAAAAAGCATGATCGTGTTCCCTTGCGTTAGCGCTTGCTCGCGGCGGCATGATCGAACTCTGCGCCGGACGGGCGCATCATCAAGGTGCTGGCGGCATCGTCAACTGTCAGCCGACCCGCCAGCACGTCATCGACGGCGGCGCAGATCGGCATTTCGATGCCGTGGCGGCCGGCCAGCGCCAGCACCGCCGGCGCCGCCACCGCGCCTTCCACCACACTTG
This window contains:
- a CDS encoding YciI family protein; this encodes MLFVIHAIDKAGDGSARLANRDAHLAFAAEHAATIRLGGPLLGDDGQSMVGSMLVIEADDINAAKAWAAQDPYAVNGVFERVEIRPWKAVLGTTAIS